CCATAGCTTGTATACCACTTCTAGGTACTCGTCGGCAATTTGATACCTCTCGTCATGTTCAACTTGAGTATGAAGGCCGTGGTTTTTAGCAGCGCTTTCAAGATAAGATGTAACAATATTCCAACCAACTCTACCATTTGAAAGGTGATCCGCTGTGGAAAACCGTCGGGCTAATTCGTACGGATGATCATAGGTTGTAGAAGCAGTGACTCCGAAGCCAATGCTTTCCGTAGCGTATGAAAGTGCTGGAACAAGTAGTAGCGGGTCATTTACGGGGAATTGAGCACCACTACGTACCGAAGGCTTGAAATTGTCTGGTCCATTGTATATATCATAAGCACCTAAAGTGTCAGCAATAAAGAGAGCGTGGAATTTACCCTTTTCACAGACTTTGGCGATATTAACCCAATAATCAATAGTATTCCAGTCCTGATCAGAGAGAGGGGTCTTATCAGCTGGATTTCTCCATTGGCCAAAGTTGTGATGAGTAGGCGTATTCATCACAAACGCATTGAGGATTATCTTTCGCTTATTCCTGTCTGGAGGAGGGTTCAAGACCCCATCAACCACCTCATCCAATGCTTCAACTCTTTTAGCCATCGTCTGCCAGGAActaaaacaaataaacagcAGTCTACCAATTCATCCTATTTATACTACTGATAAGCATTTTTGCATTATACTACTGTTTTTAGAAAGGGAACTATTGTAACGACTTGATGGAAATGACGAGATCAGATCTCGCTTCACCCGTGTTTCGCCGATCGGCATGGGTATCAATACGCTTCTAGCACGTCATCCAAAGGATCTGCTGGAAGACTTCGGTCGTCCTGTTTAGTATTTAGACTATTCAGTCAGACTATCCTTGATTCGAGATGTCCCAGACTGACTTCGGCTAGTTTCTTCATTTACGGACTCCTGCTTGATGTCTCATAGAGATCACATGATGGAAAAGATAACATAGTATATCTATTCGGCAAGATAAGGATAAAGTTACATGCAGGACTGCCGATTAAACAGGTTCCAATTTGAGCAACCAATTTGAAAATAGAAGAACCGAGCGCTGGTCTCAATCTCTCATTCTACTGAAATTCTATAGCACTATAATCATTTATAAGTAGCTAGGTTATTTCACCATTAGGGTCTTCTAGTCTTCGCTTGAATTCAACACTATTGACGCTCGCAACAGTTTTATGGAGATATGTGAAGGTTATAAAGGGGGTCCCACGTTTTTGGCCCTAGTAGTTAATTGAtctgataaagaaaaacagTAGAAAGTTCAGCCAGACTTTGCCGCTTAACATTCAGGTTACTCATGTTTAGACTCCTCAAACAGTAAGAACCATTTTTGAAGATCGATTACCCAATAGTCAATTTGTTATAAATTGATTTCTTACAATCTATATTTGTTAAATCATTCCTACTAGTAGTTCGTTGCTTGGCCCTACTCTATATAATATCCCCCACTGTGTATCACGTgatcaaaataattataaCTCCTCATGTACAGTTCTgcatttataaataaattgaGACACTAATTACCTTAGCTGTCTTTTTTAAAGTTAATTTCTGAGATCGAATCACCGTCTGAGAGGTGCTAATTTCTATCGGCTAATAAAAGTACCCCAGTAGATTTTGATTGGGTCATTCTAGCACAGTCTAGTTTCACTACTGAGTAGAACACGAGAAATAGGAGCAGCAACTACCgtgtcttcatcatatcTCATCTCAGGTGAATTGAATTGACAGCAATTGCTAGCGTTAGCTGATTAAGTTGTACTTGATCTCAATTGTAGGCTTTCTCATAACAACATGAGTGGTCATCAGTGGAAGGGTAGTCAAGCAGGAGGTGGCCCTGGTGCTACTGTCCCTGCCAATGGACAATCTGGTGCTGGGGGGTATAGCTCAGGCTATGGTTCGGCTTCAGCATCTACTTCGAGTTTGGGATCAGTATCAAGCCATGGAAATGAAAGCACATTGACATCGTCTACTGGTTTTCGTCCTACTCATGTTAGAGGCTCCTCCTCAGTAAGTCATATATAAAGATGTGTGGTTGTAAAAACATCGCAAGATATAAATGAAGCCCCATTCAAGATAACTAACTTAAACTTTAGATGAGCAGCACTATTGAATCAACTGTGACTAAACTGCTAGTAGCCACCAAACAACTTCTGGAAGTTCTTACTCAATGGGCACGAGGAGATGCTACAGAACAGGATGTTTCTGATATCTATGTTCGATTGGGTAACGAATTTAACGTTGCTTGTCGGGCGTTTATGAACGCCCGTGTAAGGGTGGATGATTTCGGTGATGTTCCTCAGATGCTACGGGTGATCTTAGAAAAAGCTCTGTCTGATGATGCTTCACATGAGAACCTTGACAAGTATCTCCCCGATATCAGAGAGATCATTGTCACTTTGTTGCAGAAACTTAAACAAAAGCAGGCTCTAATTcgtgcttctggctctaGTGTAGGTTCTGCTCCATCAATTCCATTGCCAACGTATCACCATAACTCTACTTCGCATCCTCAACCCCCGACTCATGGGAGATACCAACAAACGCATCAGGGACCGGGCCCTCAACCTCAGCAACAATCGCAGCCCCATTCGCACCAGCATGCAAACCCAGGTCCACCACCTTCACCAAGGTTGCAAATGCAAGGGCAAATGTCGCAAATTTCTGCTCCTATGAAATATCCCACTCGATCGGAGTCTTTGTCGAGCCCAGCCTCTCCTTTGGCTTCCACTATGCTCCCTCCTAGACATAATAGTGTAGGAGGTCATAGCGGAGCTGGTCCTCGAACAAGTAGTGCTCCTGATTCTGTAAAGTTGGGAGGTGGTGTACCTGGTTTTCAGGCTcgacctcctccacctcctcctggTGGTCCCAATGGACCTAATGGTCCCGGGCCAGTCCCGGGTCCCGGGGGGATtcatatcaagaaaaacaacTCGAGGTCAAACTTGTCTAATATTTCAATCACTGCGTCTAACGCACCGAGATCGGATTATCAGCGTGGGCCCCCTTCGTCATCGCCTCGTAAAGAATCTAGCAACCCTTTGGCAACCCTTCAACGGAGTGAAGCCCTTGAAAGACGTGCATCCAGACGGTTTTCGGCTTATCAATTTGCAAAATTAACCAACGGACCCCAAGCAGCTAGAGAGGCTGTCCCTGAAATGCCTCCTTTACCATCTGATAAACGATCTTCTCTACTGCCTACAACTTCATCTCACTCGAGTTCTATGGCCGATTACACTCTTTCAACCAGCGTAGTCGATAAAACCAATGATCAGCAACATTTGGCAGCAACAATCAAGGATACTACTCCATCTGGAGAATTGGCGGCACAAAAGGAATCACCATCAACTCAGTCTAGAATTTCTTCCAGTCCACAAGTGAATGGATCTCAGGAACAATTCCCCGGTACCATCCCAGTATTTCTCCAAATTGGTCACAAAGTGAAAAAAGCAATGGTCGATCCATCTGACATAACTATCGCTTCGCTACGTCTCCAATTTATTGAGAAATTTGCATATTCTCCAGGTTCTGAAGCATTCCCTGATATCTATATCCAAGATCCTAAATCAGGTATTAGATATGAACTTGACGAAACTTCTTTGGATGAGGTAAAGAAAGGAAGTGTTTTAGTATCGCTCAACATTAAAGAGATGGATGAGGTCAAGAAGCATTTCAGTGAGGGTTTGGCGAAGTTGGCAGAAACCGTGAACAACTTGCATTCGAAAATTGATGATAACACAAGCGCTATAAATCAACTCAAAGAGACTAAAGTAAACTCTATTGCCACAACATCTTCTCAAACACAATCCAGATCTGAAACTCCCATGTCGACGAGACCAACTTCTAAGATTAGTCTCAAACAAGTAGAAGCTATTAGAAAGGATGTGGCTGTCCTGAGGCAAGTATCAGCAAGTTCTCTTGGCGGTTTGAAGGATGAGCTTGCCGGTATCTTAACAAAAGCCAAAGCATTACAGAATACTTCGTTTCTTATTCAGCAATCTGGTTCAAGTAGAGCATTCATGGAGCAATGCCACAAGAAGCTGTCAGCTGAGTCTGACAGCCTTTTAACAAACGTGGATGATCTGCAGGATGTTATTGAAGCGCTTCGGAAGGATGTGGCTCAGCGAGGTGTACGACACACTCCTCGTCAACTTGAAACAGTTGCTAAGGAACTTGCTGTTGCCAAAGAAGATTTGGAGAAAATGACCGAGTACATTACCAATGAGCGCCCTAGCTGGAAGAAGATTTGGGAACGGGAGTTGGACGTAGTCTGTGAAGAACAACAGTTCTTTAAATTACAGGAGGAGCTTGTGGCTGATTTGAGAGATGATCTCAGTAAGGCCGAAGAAACATTCAAGCTAGTCGAAATGTGCTCTCAGGAGCAGTCAAAAGTATCAGGCGGTAGAAGACCCACTCAGCCCACTATATTATCTGCCCCTGTTGATGGAATTGTTCATGTGAAAGATGCTGTTCTTTCCGAGGTGTCTGCCCTTCAACCCAATCATGAACAACGTGTTGAGGCTATTGAAAGGGCTGAAAAGATGCGCAGAAAAGAACTTGAGTTGAGAAGCAAAGGAGGCGAGTTTGAAGAGGAACTTGAAGAGTTTGTTGGAGAAAACAAGCTTAAGAAAAGTGGAGGTGTTGAAGAGACTGAACGCAGATTAAAGCTGCGAGAGCAGAAAATGCTCGAAGAACAGCGAAAGAATGATGCGGAAGCTAAGTTAATTCGTGACCAAGAACGCGAGCGCCGAAAGTTGGAAAGACAGAAAGAGCGTGGTAAACGAGAGCCGATTCCTGAAGATGATGTTCCTCTGGATGCAGTCGACACTGCCAATCCAGTTGTTGAGCCTGAAGTCAACACAACCCCTCCTGAAGAGCATGAGGTCGTTACCAATGCGACTGCAGAACATGCGTCAGAACCCGTTGAGGCTTCCGTAGAAAGTTTAGATTGACGAATGCCTTTTGCTTTATTTTAGACAGCGCAACATTCGTTTTTTATGTGTCCTCCAAATATATGGTTTCCTTCGTATCGTTAAGTCAACAAGAAACAAACGACTTCATATGATTATTAGTTTGAATTCACaccggtggctggggctccgttGAATTCGTCACCCATATCTGTTTATCTCTTTTTCCGGGTTGGTTTCCAGTGTTGACTACAGTAAGATAGTAATGATCCTATTAATACATGAATAAAagtcaataaataacgaataaataaaaggCATCAAAAATGACTAGATTTTGAGAGTACGGTAGAGATCGTCGAGGATACTTGCGTATCTCGGCTTGTTTCTGAAAACTTTGTTGAAGCCTTGAAGACAGGACTTCAGAATCTCCAGCTCTGTAAAGTTCTTTCCATGCCTATTTTCACTTGAAGCACTCTCCCCGACTACAGATGATATGCGTACGACAACATCGAGCAACAGACTAGCAATCGGTTTTGAGCTTTGTTTAGCCGAAAGACGCTGTAGGCAAATACGATCATAGGTGAGAACTGTACTCGCAATATTGCTACAAACATTGCTTATGTACTTGCGTAACAGCCGAGATATTTGAAGCTCCTTGATAATCTTAGCATTCACCCTGAAATTTATGATGCGCATGATCTTTTCAGTAAGAACCGAGATATTACTTTTCGGCATACGATAAAGAGGAGTTTTGACTAATGTCTGTCTGATGAAGTCCCGTTTGTTTACAGGGCGCAACGTATAACAGTCAATTTGGTGTGACAGAAATGGAAAATGTCCGGTTCGCATTACTTCTGTAGGTAAAGCCGATTCAAAGTTGGTTATAGTTTTCCTAGGATTAATACTGACACCGAACTCAGAGAAACCTTTCACCATTAAGCCAAGAAATCGTTCTGCTTCGCCTTTCGCTCTAGAAACAAATAAGAAATCATCAACATATCTGAACATGATGCTAGTCTTCTCATTATATGGAAGGCATTTCTGTACAAAAGCATCATAGACCAGGTCGCAAAGAAGTGATGAAATACACGATCCTTGAGGAATGCCCTCACGTAACCAGTAATTATTCTCCTCAAGTCTAACGACACATCTATTAAGATGCTGTTCGAGTAAATCAACCATCTTTTGACCTGGTACAGTCTCATCGCCGCCACGATCTACTAAAATGCGGCTTCTAGCACTACTCTTACGGCAATATGCGTTAGAAACATTTGCTTGAAAAGACATTGGGGCACTTAGATCTCTTGCAATCAGTTCTTCTCTGTATTTGTATCTTCCTTTGATGCGAAGGTTGTAAGATTGGACCTTTTGGAGCCAAAAATGTTCTCCTTTAATAATGCTCTTAGCGATTTCAAAGGCTTTGCTTACAGGAATAGTATCGAAGCATCTGGTGATATCAGCTTTGACAAAGTAGAATGAGCTATTATCCTTCATGGGACTCTCGCAGTTCTTGTAAAAAGACGCTAATCTTTCAAACATCTCATTTGGATTTGACAAGTGGCTGGGAAGGGTCTTATGATAAAGAATCCTTGAGGAATCAAGGACCTTTTTGAGAATAGATAGATAGCTATTGACACTTTTAAGAACCGCCGTACCTTCCGTAGGAGCTTTGCCAAGGGTGATTATCACACGAAATCCCGTTGGTTTTGGGACAATTCTCAAGCCAGAATACCCAGTATATGGTCTGTGAGCAACCTGAATATGAGCGTCACTCGGAGCACAATGGAGTTTCTCCTGGATGTACCTTGTGACAGTCTTATGATATATGATCTTCCATACATCCTGCCTGTAGTAGGAGACCGAAGTTTGGCCACTAATCTCGGATACGTAGAAATTTGCTTTGACGAGATTAGGTATCAATGAATCGAATGTCCATAACAGAAACTCCAGAAAGAGATCCTGCctcttttcaaaatcaggCCTCGCTAAACTTGTCGCACCTGTGCCATTTGCGGGCGCTAACCAAGGGATATCTTTGATTCGGAACCCTTCAAAATAAACTAAAAGTGATAGCTTCTCAGAAGTTCTTTGCCGGACGTATTGCCCTATTTTCTTATACAGCAGTGACCAGTTGTAGTCTGAACCAAAAGTCTCTTTTGGGAATAGGTAATTGATAACAAGAATTATGAACTTGGATACTCGGTGATATGGAACTGACAATGCTGAGCTGTTCGAGCCTTCGATTTCTACTTTAGTAGCGTCTATAGTACCGGCCGTTTTCAGATGTTCAATGCGAAATGATTCATCCATAAACACAGCATATGGAAGGTGGCGGTGTCTGGACAAGGACGACTGAAGAATATGAGCAATTGATGGAGTTACCGGCTTCCCCGTAGCATTCGTCTTCAACAGTCTAGTTTTATGCCGTTTTTTGGATTCCAGGTGGGTTTGAACAAGATTGTTTATCCGGAGTGTCTCTGCTTTCCAATTTAGCTTTTGCCATTTGTTAGTCTCTGAAGGACCCGTTAGTTTTGAAATGCCTTCCAATCCATACTGAGAGGGAAATATTAAAGCAAGTAGATAACGAACGTGAAAAGAAAGCGAGCGATCAGATGATGACTTCACAGGGCTTTGGGTATCTAGCCCGGGTTCACGAAATGGAACACGATTAAGACAAAAGTTCCTCTTGAATCCAAAACAAACATCGTTTTTTGGAGTTGGACCGTACAAACAACTTTCTTTCGATATGAATACTTTTGATGCTTTAGTAAGCATTGTTCTGATAGGTTTTTTTCTACTGCTGCCTTGTTTCAAGACATGTGCAGTGCTTATAGATTGAAGAGGGTTGGATACTAGTGAGATAGATTCGCCGGCAGTCTTtgctttcttcttgggTCGCTGAGCACCTACATCCCCATCAGAGGACCGCTTGCCCACACCATCACTGCGCAAAGTATCGCGCAGTTTGTATATAACATTAACACCCGTTAATTGAATATACGACTCGCAGTGTTCTAGATAGTAAAATAAAGAGCACTGAGTTAAAAGATAGTATAGCCAAGCAGAATCCAGTCGTGAATACAATAGTCTCCACTCGTGTTGCATGAACATCATCGCAGTAGCATTGGGATAGTCGTAGCTAAGCTTTAACGTCGAAGTAACACCATGGCTCAGAACATTGGAAAAAGTTCCCTTCCAACTCTCGGATATGTCCAAGGTTCTAGTATATTGGAGAGATTGTTGATACGCATTTCTTGTAGCGAAGGATATCAGCTCCTTGTATGAAAGATATCGTTCGCGAAATCTTTGTGCATGAATCGATGTTGGATAGCTTGGAGGACTATCTGCATTTAGTTCAAAGTCGACCCCAACATAAACTGATTCGAGAAACTTTCGAAAGTCACAATTGCCAATGGTGGGTTTATAAAGTTCGTCAATTTGACCTGGGTCCAAAAACGTTTCCAAGAATTGATCCAGAGGTGTTACTGATTTGTAAACCTGCGATAGGGCTGTGAGTTCACCCGAACTCATATCTCAAATTGTTCATACAGCCAAGCAGCTGACAATtagcaacaacatcaaAGCTCTCACTCGGTTTTGTCACGAAAGTCGCGCGTATCGACTGGGCACTCTATATCCAAGCCGCAGTGAATGATGCGCCGCACACAGGTCGTGAACTTAATCTGCATAGAAACCATGCCAGTAATGAACTAACAATTCTCAAGACTAGAGATATCATTCCTCGACAATACACGCGATGGCTGCTGCAAAACTTCCTCAGGCCGTACAGACTGGGTTCTCGTCACGTCTACGGCTGGAACAGActtcattatttatttctacTCAGCCTGTAGTACGCGCCACGAAACGTGCAACTGCCAATTTGATTAGCTATGCTGAGATTGAAGAGGATtacgatgacgatgatgaggacCCTTCGTTTGGTCCCGATGGCAGTACTGGGTATGGCAGCACTCCTGCTCCAACGAGCCATCAACAATCACAATCTCAAGAACCTGcagaaccaaaaaaagtAGAAGTCAAACGACCAGCGGTGCGAACTAGGCATCCTCTCTATACGGAACAACAACTGGTGGATATTGCCCAAAGAGAAGAGATTCTAGTACCAATTAAACTTGCGCTGGAATTTGATACTTATAGAATAACAGACTTTTTGATGTGGAATTTAAATGAACAAGTTCTGACGCCAGAATCGTTTGCCATCATTACATGTAATGACCTGGAATTACCAGTGGGTTATACAAACActatatcatcatcaatcaaatcacaATTGGCAGAGTATAGCTCAGTGGCAAATATACAGCTGCCACGTGACTGTGGAATTCACGTCATTATCCACTTATCGGTGAACCTTGATAAAGAATTATATGAGGATAAGTTTGAGTGGGACTTGGGCTGTGATCTAACGCCTGAGATGTTTGCTCAAAGTGTTGTAAAGGACCTTGGCATATCAGGAGAGTTCTATCCTGCTATAGCTCATGCTTTACATGATGTTCTAATTCGTATGAAAAAAGAGGCTGTTGAGGGTCACCTGCCTCAAGAAGTTGACAACCTCGCTGCTTTTGGTGCAGAGGCCGGTTGGAGAGTTGACCAGGAACTTCTTGGTGCTGAATGGGCACCTACTTTAGAGAAACTGTCCcaagaagagattgaaaGACGCGAAAttgaaagagaaagaaatattCGTCGTCTGAAACGTGAGTCGGCCCGGATGGGCGATATTACGGACATTGGCGGTCTATTTGGAGGCCGAAGCAAGCGACGAAGATATGACTCGCCTTCTCAAGGTGGTTCTCCTGCATTCTGGTAGCCACCACAAAATTATTTAGATGGctttattttcttggccaagctactgcttctgctcCACATGCGGGGCCCTGATGCTGCCAATGCACCTCTGCTGCCTGTGGAAAGTTGACCTGTGTAAGATGCACTTATGATGTacgataataaattattataataGCCTCTCATAGATTTGGCAGCAATGCGATGCTAAAGATGCTAGACTTTGATAAGAGCCAAATAACATTTCGTCCTAAAAATAGTGACTTCTCACAAAAGATTATCAGACTAGAGTCTCGCCCTAACTCAGTTCAGCAGTGTGAAAAACGTTAGATGGGGCCCCATTTAACGGGGAAGGGACTAGTCACAATTATGGATTAGCAGATATAGTGtcacagatccagatccaccCGGATTTCGGCACTTCATTTGAGATGCTACATTTCGTGATGAATTGCTTGCTTGGTTGGCCTGTTTAGCTGACGGCAAGATGATGTCTGGTGTAACTAATCACTAGCATGATTTCGTCGGGCCGAGCGTgaatttctttttgctcTCCACAGCTGAATCTATGAAATCTTGGTGCTCTCTACATGAAATGCAAAAATCTTCTGTGCTTACATCACGCCGTGGTCTGGTCGCACCAACTTAAAAAATATAGAGCTTAAAGTGGTCTAAAGTTTATTTCTCTAGAGTTAACGTACAAGATAAATGGTCAGTGTGGTATTTTAAGATCATTGGTCCAGCAATTGGGAATACTAACAAATCCTTCGTTTAGATTTAAAACCGAGTTATGACCAGAGGTTAAGAGGTTcgccattttttttatgaaCAACTTCCCAAATAGGAAGTGACAGTTGAATATTGCCAATTCGAGTTTATTCCGCTTTTCCGTGTACTGAGTAGATCTTTTAAGTAGACATATGGCCGGCCATCTACAATTAACATCCCCGCATGTCTGGACCGCCTTGGACGCTGATGCTCTGTCAAAGGGTAAAAGTCGAAATTCTAAGAGAGGCGCTTTTTATCGGTGCCTGAACCGTGCAGCTATCATGCGCAAGTGAGTTCACATGCAATGCAGCCATCAGATTTTCgttttattatattttagGCCACAATCCTTAACTTTTCGCCGTTCTCACGATTACAAAATGAAAATTGAGCTTTTGACTAATGGAACCGATTAGAATTTGCTTTTGTAATTTAGAATTAGAATTAACTTGTGAGATATAAGAAAACGACTGGATAATTGCAAAAATTGATCGACCTCTGTAAGTCACGTGCATGCAGTGTCGACTTGGTTCTATGCAGGTGGCTGACCGCTGCAGACCTATTCATAATTGTGTGGGCTGGATATCCAGCTGCTTCAAATTGACGATTAGTACCGTACGAAAAATTAAAAGTCAGGTCATCTACTGTACATCTCCATTGATAGACGAAATGGCTGGTCGGATAATGAATTGAAAAGGGTCTTAAGCGAAAATGTGGATTGGCGCTCAGAAACGTCCTTAATCTGGATAAGGCCTGGCGGGCATGATTGTTCTCACCGCCATAGGATCATATAAAACCATTCAGCTCGGCATCATCAGCTTTGAATAAGGTTCGCAATTTTTTGTGCTGttgaaataatattctctTGTTCGTTGGACAgtaaagaaaataattatttgcTGACTAGCTACAAAGGCTTGGCTCGGATTTATTACCAAACTTATATAACCTTGTGTTTGTCTTGCAAAATCTAAGATAGGCTCAGTTCAGCTCTTCCACCCCGgcttaattttttttcttgaagaaaTTTAATTTAGTTCTTGAACGATGGATGGTCCAATAAGGGTACTTGGAGATGGCCAAGTAGACCCTGGGTTTTACAATTCAGATGATTACAACAGTCGCTTAGACGGGCTTAAAATAAGGCAGGAATTCGAGGTTCCTGCTgccaagcagcagctaaGACATGTTAATGATGTCAATGACTACTTTCAACCTCAGGAACCTACTGGAGAAGTTTCTGTTTCATCACACTACTGGAAGATTCCTGATAAGCGTCAGTACTTGACGGCCATTGCAACACATGAGACTGATCCCTTGGTGGCCATTGCTAGTGGATCTAGAGAATCCAACCTATTCATATATGAGCTTGACAAAAATGAACTGGATGCGTCAAAGTCTATTTTAACTCATCACCAGACTATAACTCTGGCAGAAATTCACTCTCTTGCATGGGCGTCCCCCAATGATCCTCTGGGACAACAGGGCAATGTCATATTCACTGGTCACAACACTGGCATGGTACATATGATTTTATTACCGGATCCTTACAGAAGCAGTGATCCAGCGGAGATAATGAAACGCTTTAATCATAACCGACATGTAGAAGGCGCCACTAGTACGAGGATAAGTCAATTAGGACTC
The Sugiyamaella lignohabitans strain CBS 10342 chromosome A, complete sequence genome window above contains:
- the SFH1 gene encoding Sfh1p (Component of the RSC chromatin remodeling complex; essential gene required for cell cycle progression and maintenance of proper ploidy; phosphorylated in the G1 phase of the cell cycle; Snf5p paralog; GO_component: GO:0016586 - RSC complex [Evidence IDA] [PMID 10619019]; GO_component: GO:0016586 - RSC complex [Evidence IDA] [PMID 12183366]; GO_component: GO:0016586 - RSC complex [Evidence IDA] [PMID 9154831]; GO_component: GO:0000228 - nuclear chromosome [Evidence IEA]; GO_component: GO:0005634 - nucleus [Evidence IEA,IEA]; GO_function: GO:0015616 - DNA translocase activity [Evidence IDA] [PMID 12183366]; GO_function: GO:0015616 - DNA translocase activity [Evidence IDA] [PMID 16455496]; GO_function: GO:0015616 - DNA translocase activity [Evidence IDA] [PMID 17188033]; GO_function: GO:0015616 - DNA translocase activity [Evidence IDA] [PMID 17918861]; GO_process: GO:0043044 - ATP-dependent chromatin remodeling [Evidence IDA] [PMID 12183366]; GO_process: GO:0000086 - G2/M transition of mitotic cell cycle [Evidence IMP] [PMID 17542652]; GO_process: GO:0000086 - G2/M transition of mitotic cell cycle [Evidence IMP] [PMID 9154831]; GO_process: GO:0007049 - cell cycle [Evidence IEA]; GO_process: GO:0016568 - chromatin modification [Evidence IEA]; GO_process: GO:0006338 - chromatin remodeling [Evidence IEA]; GO_process: GO:0031055 - chromatin remodeling at centromere [Evidence IMP] [PMID 12697820]; GO_process: GO:0007059 - chromosome segregation [Evidence IGI] [PMID 12697820]; GO_process: GO:0006302 - double-strand break repair [Evidence IMP] [PMID 16024655]; GO_process: GO:0006337 - nucleosome disassembly [Evidence IDA] [PMID 16492771]; GO_process: GO:0033262 - regulation of nuclear cell cycle DNA replication [Evidence IGI] [PMID 17542652]; GO_process: GO:0006355 - regulation of transcription, DNA-templated [Evidence IEA]; GO_process: GO:0006368 - transcription elongation from RNA polymerase II promoter [Evidence IDA] [PMID 17081996]; GO_process: GO:0006351 - transcription, DNA-templated [Evidence IEA]), yielding MAAAKLPQAVQTGFSSRLRLEQTSLFISTQPVVRATKRATANLISYAEIEEDYDDDDEDPSFGPDGSTGYGSTPAPTSHQQSQSQEPAEPKKVEVKRPAVRTRHPLYTEQQLVDIAQREEILVPIKLALEFDTYRITDFLMWNLNEQVLTPESFAIITCNDLELPVGYTNTISSSIKSQLAEYSSVANIQLPRDCGIHVIIHLSVNLDKELYEDKFEWDLGCDLTPEMFAQSVVKDLGISGEFYPAIAHALHDVLIRMKKEAVEGHLPQEVDNLAAFGAEAGWRVDQELLGAEWAPTLEKLSQEEIERREIERERNIRRLKRESARMGDITDIGGLFGGRSKRRRYDSPSQGGSPAFW